The Desertifilum tharense IPPAS B-1220 genome includes a region encoding these proteins:
- a CDS encoding type I polyketide synthase has translation MNDLPTSLEIPDTAIAIVGMAGRFPQAQNLEAFWQNLKNGKESITFFSDEELQAAGVDPATLSDPNFVKARAILDEVEGFDAGLFGLSPREAEITDPQHRLFLESAWEALENAGYDAPRYPGAIGVFAGSSLSSYLLNACLNPQLKNTVDLHQLAIGNDKDFLTTRVAYKLNLKGPSYTVQTACSTSLVAVHLACQSLLNGECDMALAGGVSISAARKMGYFYHEGGIGSIDGHCRAFDAAAKGTVGGEGVGIVVLKRLEDALNDRDRIQAVIRGSAINNDGALKVSYTAPSLDSQAQAIRMAIAIAEIPPESLTYIETHGTGTPLGDPIEIAALTQAFSSSQRGFCAIGSVKTNIGHLDAAAGIAGLIKTVLALQHQQIPPSLHFQQPNPQIDFANSPFYVNTQLSAWEAHATPRRAGVSSFGIGGTNAHVILEEAPPVVPSPPAESGQVLRLSAKTETALETATANLVQHLQQHPDLNLADVAYTLHLGRRPLEYRRAVVCQTVAEAIAAFTHPPTSSYCKTGDRPIAFLFPGQGSQYLNMARELYDSEPTVRHWIDRGCEVLQPHLGLDLRSRLYSEIDQLTPTAIAQPALFVVEYALAQLWMSWGVVPDVALGHSIGEYVAATLAGVFTFEDALTLVAKRGYWMQQQPPGAMLAVQQQADRLELGENLWLAAYNSPTHCVVSGTFAAIDALQHQLEQAGIGCRCLQTSHAFHSPLMGDAVAPLVELVRTLPLQPPRFPFLSNVTGTWITAAQATDPHYWGEHLINSVQFSQGAAELLKDPDRILIEVGPGRTLSRLSQQQSSSQMILTTLRHPQEQHSDRAFILNTVAQLWLAGVEVNPSEFYATPRSRVPLPTYPFERQRYWLEPHPQFQALVGQNPRNFQHREISDWFYLPSWKRSLLPQSSAASGCVWVLMPESAEGSEFIQQLQARGVMAIAISSPHPDYPALLQKGCPTQIIYGWGLSNPSLTHVENLLALVQTLGAANITQPLTLTVVSNQVQEVTGLERGEPEEAIALAACNVIPLEYPNITCRSIDIMWPSPEAIAQLVAEVTSNSRDPVVAYRGSHRWLPSYEPVRLTATTPQRLRHQGVYLITGGLGGIGFALAEYLARTVQARLILVGRTAKTAEKVPVLEALGAQVLVVQADITCREQLQPAIALATQRFGPIHGVIHAAGIPGGGTIQRLAPAQLHRTLAPKVTGTRLLAELLQDAPLDFFYCCSSLNSMVGVPGLVDYCAANAFLDAFARTHPAACAINWGRWQVGMMAGSTEGMTVQEGVAAFERILSSPPMAQIIVSPEDFATLQARSRQVTAWQAQLTAQVTAKPAHPRPPLETPYTAPRNGVESEIAQLSQQLLGVEPVGVEDNFFELGGDSLMATMLISRLSKNFNLELAPASFFHAPTVAALGETIVEQLAVRSDRQLLNQALAEIEMLSEDEVQALLATTGGI, from the coding sequence ATGAACGATTTGCCAACCTCCTTAGAAATACCAGATACCGCGATTGCAATTGTCGGAATGGCGGGACGATTCCCCCAAGCTCAAAATTTAGAGGCCTTTTGGCAGAACTTAAAAAACGGCAAAGAATCCATTACTTTCTTTAGCGATGAAGAACTGCAAGCAGCGGGCGTCGATCCTGCTACCTTGAGCGATCCTAACTTTGTGAAAGCGCGGGCAATTTTAGATGAAGTGGAAGGGTTTGACGCGGGCTTGTTTGGGTTAAGTCCGCGAGAAGCCGAAATTACCGATCCGCAACATCGCCTCTTTTTAGAATCTGCGTGGGAAGCGTTAGAAAATGCGGGATATGACGCGCCCAGATATCCGGGAGCCATTGGTGTTTTTGCGGGTTCGAGTTTAAGCAGTTATTTACTCAACGCCTGCTTGAATCCCCAGCTTAAAAATACGGTAGATTTGCATCAATTAGCGATTGGGAATGATAAGGATTTTCTAACCACGCGAGTCGCGTATAAGCTGAACTTAAAAGGACCGAGTTATACGGTACAAACGGCTTGTTCTACTTCCCTAGTCGCAGTCCATTTAGCCTGTCAAAGCCTGTTAAATGGGGAGTGCGACATGGCCTTAGCCGGGGGCGTTTCAATTAGCGCGGCTCGGAAAATGGGCTATTTTTACCATGAGGGGGGTATTGGTTCAATTGATGGGCATTGTCGCGCCTTTGATGCTGCTGCGAAAGGTACTGTAGGCGGGGAAGGCGTCGGTATTGTGGTTTTGAAGCGCCTCGAAGATGCCTTGAACGATCGCGATCGCATTCAAGCGGTGATTCGCGGATCGGCGATTAACAACGATGGGGCCTTGAAAGTTAGCTATACCGCGCCCAGCCTCGACAGTCAAGCCCAGGCGATCCGGATGGCGATCGCGATCGCGGAAATTCCCCCCGAAAGCCTTACCTATATTGAAACCCACGGTACGGGAACCCCTTTAGGCGATCCAATTGAAATTGCCGCTTTAACCCAAGCCTTTAGCAGTTCTCAGCGGGGGTTCTGTGCCATTGGATCGGTGAAAACCAATATCGGCCATTTAGACGCGGCGGCGGGAATAGCGGGGTTAATTAAAACCGTTCTCGCCCTGCAACACCAACAAATTCCCCCCAGCCTACACTTCCAGCAACCCAACCCCCAGATTGATTTTGCCAACAGTCCCTTCTATGTCAATACCCAACTCTCGGCTTGGGAAGCCCACGCAACGCCGCGCCGCGCTGGGGTGAGTTCCTTTGGCATCGGGGGTACGAACGCCCACGTTATTTTAGAAGAAGCGCCGCCTGTAGTGCCATCCCCTCCGGCAGAGTCTGGGCAAGTGCTGCGACTCTCCGCCAAAACCGAAACCGCCTTAGAAACAGCGACTGCGAATTTAGTCCAACATCTGCAACAGCATCCCGATCTCAACTTAGCCGATGTTGCCTATACCTTACATCTCGGTCGCCGTCCCTTAGAGTATCGGCGGGCGGTGGTTTGTCAAACCGTAGCAGAGGCGATCGCAGCCTTCACCCATCCCCCCACCTCCAGTTATTGTAAAACGGGCGATCGCCCCATTGCCTTCCTGTTTCCCGGACAAGGTTCTCAATACCTGAACATGGCGCGGGAACTCTACGACAGCGAACCCACCGTTCGCCATTGGATCGATCGCGGCTGCGAAGTTCTACAACCGCATCTAGGTTTAGACTTGCGTTCCCGGCTTTACTCAGAAATAGACCAACTGACGCCTACGGCAATTGCCCAACCCGCCCTATTTGTAGTGGAATATGCCCTAGCGCAACTGTGGATGTCTTGGGGCGTCGTGCCCGATGTCGCGTTAGGACATAGCATTGGCGAATATGTCGCCGCCACCCTAGCCGGGGTGTTTACCTTTGAAGATGCCTTAACCCTCGTCGCCAAGCGGGGATACTGGATGCAACAACAGCCGCCAGGGGCGATGCTAGCGGTGCAACAGCAGGCGGATCGGCTGGAATTAGGGGAAAACCTCTGGTTAGCGGCATACAATAGCCCGACGCATTGCGTGGTTTCTGGCACCTTCGCCGCCATAGATGCCCTGCAACACCAGTTAGAACAAGCGGGGATAGGCTGTCGGTGCTTGCAAACCTCCCATGCCTTCCATTCTCCCCTGATGGGCGATGCGGTTGCGCCGTTGGTGGAATTGGTGCGGACGTTGCCCCTACAACCGCCCCGTTTTCCCTTCCTCTCCAATGTTACGGGAACTTGGATTACGGCCGCTCAAGCCACCGATCCGCATTACTGGGGAGAGCATTTAATCAACTCCGTACAGTTTAGCCAAGGCGCTGCCGAACTGCTGAAAGACCCAGACCGGATTTTGATCGAAGTGGGGCCCGGTCGCACGTTAAGCCGCCTCAGCCAGCAGCAAAGCTCCTCTCAGATGATTTTGACGACACTGCGCCATCCCCAAGAACAGCACTCGGATCGCGCCTTTATTCTCAATACCGTCGCCCAACTGTGGCTGGCGGGGGTGGAGGTTAACCCGTCTGAATTCTACGCAACTCCTCGTTCTCGCGTACCGCTGCCCACCTATCCCTTTGAACGCCAGCGCTATTGGCTAGAACCCCATCCCCAGTTTCAAGCCTTGGTGGGACAAAACCCCCGCAACTTTCAACACAGGGAGATTTCAGACTGGTTTTATCTGCCTTCCTGGAAGCGATCGCTCTTGCCCCAAAGTTCGGCCGCCAGCGGTTGCGTGTGGGTTCTGATGCCAGAGAGTGCGGAGGGAAGTGAATTCATCCAGCAGTTGCAAGCGCGGGGGGTAATGGCGATCGCCATATCCTCACCCCATCCCGACTACCCCGCCCTGTTACAGAAAGGTTGCCCCACTCAAATTATCTACGGTTGGGGGTTAAGCAACCCCTCGCTGACCCATGTTGAGAACCTGCTAGCCCTCGTGCAAACCCTGGGGGCGGCGAATATAACCCAACCCCTGACGCTGACGGTGGTGTCTAACCAAGTGCAGGAGGTGACGGGGTTAGAACGGGGAGAACCGGAAGAGGCGATCGCCCTGGCAGCTTGTAACGTCATTCCCCTGGAATACCCCAATATCACCTGTCGCAGCATCGATATCATGTGGCCTTCCCCAGAAGCGATCGCCCAACTGGTGGCGGAAGTCACCTCCAACAGCCGCGATCCAGTTGTTGCCTATCGCGGATCGCATCGCTGGCTGCCGAGTTACGAACCCGTGCGGTTAACGGCGACAACGCCCCAACGGTTGCGCCATCAAGGGGTGTATTTAATTACTGGAGGACTGGGGGGTATTGGGTTCGCCTTGGCGGAATATCTCGCCCGTACCGTCCAAGCGCGGTTAATTCTGGTGGGACGAACGGCGAAAACGGCTGAGAAAGTCCCGGTTTTAGAGGCATTAGGGGCCCAAGTGCTAGTCGTACAGGCAGATATTACCTGTCGCGAACAACTGCAACCCGCGATCGCTCTAGCGACGCAACGCTTCGGCCCGATCCACGGGGTTATCCATGCCGCCGGTATCCCTGGAGGCGGGACAATTCAACGCCTCGCGCCCGCACAACTGCATCGCACCCTCGCCCCCAAGGTGACGGGAACCCGCCTGTTGGCCGAACTGTTACAAGATGCCCCCCTCGACTTCTTCTACTGCTGTTCTTCCCTGAACAGTATGGTTGGCGTTCCCGGTTTGGTGGACTATTGCGCCGCCAATGCCTTCCTCGATGCCTTTGCCCGCACCCACCCGGCCGCCTGTGCCATTAATTGGGGCCGCTGGCAGGTGGGGATGATGGCCGGGTCAACGGAGGGAATGACGGTACAGGAAGGGGTTGCCGCCTTTGAGCGGATTTTAAGCAGTCCCCCGATGGCTCAAATTATTGTATCGCCGGAAGACTTTGCCACCCTGCAAGCGCGATCGCGACAGGTGACGGCGTGGCAGGCACAACTCACGGCACAGGTGACGGCAAAACCCGCCCATCCTCGTCCCCCCCTGGAGACGCCCTACACGGCCCCCCGCAATGGCGTGGAAAGCGAAATTGCCCAGCTATCTCAGCAATTGCTAGGGGTTGAACCTGTGGGGGTAGAGGATAACTTTTTTGAGTTGGGGGGTGACTCGCTGATGGCGACGATGTTGATCTCGCGACTGAGCAAAAATTTTAACCTCGAACTTGCTCCCGCCAGCTTTTTCCACGCGCCCACAGTCGCCGCTTTGGGGGAAACGATCGTCGAACAGCTTGCCGTCAGGAGCGATCGCCAACTCCTGAACCAAGCCTTAGCGGAGATTGAAATGCTCTCTGAAGACGAGGTACAGGCCCTGCTTGCAACAACTGGGGGGATCTGA
- a CDS encoding non-ribosomal peptide synthetase produces the protein MHELNQRLANLSPEKRQLLLERLKQVKPNAIGPQPRTGEPLALSFPQQRLWLLDRLEPQNPTYNIPQAYRLRGVVDVGRLRDSLNRAIARHEALRTVFQERDGQPQQRILPHLTLALPVIDLQPLPPQERERQVQQQAIAAAQFAFNLSQGPLLRALLLQLDSADWVLLLTIHHIIADGWSIGILMQELSRLYVCAALPELPIQYADFAVWQKQTFGGEKREVQLAYWQQQLAGVNSTLTLPSDRPRPAVLTSSGATQSLRLSASLSQDLKLLSQKAGVTLFVTLLAAFQTLLYRYTQQVDIAVGTTVSGRDRAETQSLIGLFVNTLVMRTDLSGNPSFRQLLNRVRQVAFGAYAHQDLPFEQLVEELRLERSLSHTPLFQILFQLQNLPMTPLSLPGVEVSRLPFDPGTARFDLTLEMVETEDGLMAIAQYRTDLFTAQTITRMLEGYQTLLAGIIANPDRAIATLPLLTPAEQHQLLVEWNNTQVDYPQQGCLHHWVEQQVEQTPDAIAVVFENHSLTYRQLNLKANQLARHLQSLGVGVETLVGISTERSLEMVIALLAILKAGAAYVPFDPTYPKARLAFMLQDSQVQVLLTQSHLIESLPQHPAQIVDLESDFSTYPADNLQVKVTPDNLAYVIYTSGSTGQPKGAMNLHRGVVNRLLWMQEAYGLTTTDRILQKTPFSFDVSVWEFFWPLITGARLIVAQPGGHQDSHYLVNLIQSQQITTLHFVPSMLQVFLQEPGVENCQSLKQVICSGEALSWELQQRYFSKLKAQLHNLYGPTEAAIDVTFWECHPDSQLGKVPIGRPIANTEIYILDEHQQPVPIGVAGELHIGGMGLARGYLNRPELTAEKFISNPFKPGRLYKTGDLARYLETGEIEYLGRIDHQVKLRGLRIELGEIEATLLQHPDILACTITVIRDYLAAYVVLSPQASLNVEQLQQFLQQTLPDYMIPAVFVPLAELPLTPNGKLDRSALPAPDIAPVQATFIPPRNPTETWLAGLFAEVLGQERVGITDNFFALGGHSLLATQVISRVRTHFQLEVPLRALFEKPTIAGFAERLETLRLAQRQVAPSLAGRAGRKDIEL, from the coding sequence ATGCACGAACTTAACCAACGCCTTGCCAATTTGTCGCCAGAAAAACGCCAACTTCTCCTCGAACGGCTTAAACAAGTTAAACCTAACGCCATTGGGCCCCAACCCCGCACCGGAGAACCGTTAGCGCTTTCTTTCCCTCAGCAACGGCTGTGGCTGCTCGATCGGTTGGAACCGCAAAACCCGACCTACAATATCCCCCAGGCCTATCGCTTGCGAGGGGTTGTGGATGTCGGGAGGTTGCGCGATAGCCTCAATCGTGCGATCGCCCGTCACGAAGCCCTCCGCACGGTGTTTCAAGAACGGGATGGACAACCCCAACAGAGAATACTTCCTCACCTGACTCTGGCGCTACCCGTCATTGACTTGCAACCCCTACCCCCCCAAGAACGGGAACGGCAGGTGCAACAGCAGGCGATCGCGGCGGCTCAATTTGCGTTTAACCTCAGCCAGGGGCCTCTATTACGCGCCCTGTTGCTGCAACTCGACTCCGCAGACTGGGTTTTGCTGCTGACGATCCATCACATTATTGCCGATGGCTGGTCGATCGGGATTTTGATGCAGGAACTCAGCCGCCTGTATGTCTGTGCAGCCTTACCGGAATTGCCCATTCAATATGCTGACTTTGCGGTTTGGCAAAAACAAACCTTTGGCGGCGAAAAACGGGAAGTGCAACTCGCCTATTGGCAGCAGCAACTAGCAGGGGTAAATTCAACGCTAACTCTACCCAGCGATCGCCCCCGCCCTGCCGTGCTGACTTCTAGCGGCGCTACCCAGTCTCTCCGGCTTTCTGCGTCCCTGTCCCAGGATTTGAAACTTTTGAGCCAAAAAGCAGGTGTCACCCTATTCGTGACGCTGCTAGCCGCCTTTCAAACCCTGCTTTACCGCTATACGCAACAGGTGGATATTGCCGTCGGGACAACGGTTTCCGGTCGCGATCGCGCCGAGACGCAAAGCTTAATAGGCTTGTTTGTCAATACCCTAGTCATGCGGACGGACTTGTCGGGAAACCCCAGTTTCCGCCAACTCTTAAACCGCGTTCGCCAGGTGGCTTTTGGGGCTTACGCCCACCAAGATTTACCCTTTGAGCAATTAGTAGAAGAACTCCGCCTAGAACGGAGTCTCAGCCATACGCCCCTCTTTCAAATCCTGTTTCAGTTGCAAAATCTGCCAATGACGCCTCTGTCGCTACCAGGCGTAGAAGTCAGTCGCTTACCCTTCGATCCCGGAACGGCGCGGTTTGACTTAACGCTGGAGATGGTGGAAACCGAGGATGGCTTAATGGCGATCGCTCAATATCGTACCGATTTATTTACCGCCCAGACCATTACCCGAATGCTGGAGGGATACCAAACCTTACTTGCTGGTATTATCGCCAATCCCGATCGCGCGATCGCAACTCTCCCCCTCCTCACTCCCGCAGAACAGCATCAGCTTCTAGTGGAATGGAACAACACCCAGGTAGACTATCCTCAACAAGGATGTCTGCATCATTGGGTAGAACAACAGGTTGAACAGACTCCCGATGCTATTGCAGTAGTTTTTGAAAACCACTCTCTCACCTATCGGCAACTCAATCTTAAAGCCAATCAACTCGCCCGTCATCTCCAGTCTCTCGGCGTTGGAGTCGAAACCTTAGTTGGGATATCTACAGAACGTTCCCTAGAGATGGTTATTGCACTCTTAGCCATCCTCAAAGCCGGTGCAGCTTACGTTCCCTTTGACCCCACTTATCCTAAAGCTAGACTCGCGTTCATGTTACAAGACTCTCAAGTCCAAGTCTTGTTAACTCAATCTCATCTGATTGAAAGCTTACCCCAACATCCAGCCCAAATCGTTGATTTAGAGAGCGATTTCTCAACTTATCCAGCAGACAATCTTCAGGTAAAAGTTACCCCGGATAACTTAGCTTACGTTATCTATACCTCTGGTTCCACAGGACAACCCAAAGGGGCGATGAACCTGCATCGAGGCGTAGTCAACCGCTTGTTGTGGATGCAAGAAGCTTATGGTTTAACTACAACTGACCGCATTCTACAAAAAACTCCCTTCAGCTTTGATGTCTCGGTTTGGGAATTCTTCTGGCCTTTAATCACAGGTGCGAGATTAATTGTTGCTCAACCGGGAGGACATCAGGATAGTCATTACTTAGTCAATCTCATCCAATCTCAACAGATTACAACACTTCATTTCGTCCCCTCCATGCTGCAAGTCTTTCTCCAAGAACCCGGAGTCGAGAATTGTCAGAGTCTCAAACAAGTGATTTGTAGTGGAGAAGCCTTAAGTTGGGAACTACAACAGCGATACTTTAGCAAACTGAAAGCCCAACTGCATAATTTATATGGCCCAACTGAAGCCGCCATTGATGTCACCTTCTGGGAATGTCATCCAGACAGTCAATTAGGGAAAGTTCCGATTGGCAGACCGATAGCTAATACCGAGATTTATATTCTAGACGAACATCAACAACCCGTCCCCATCGGCGTAGCGGGAGAATTGCATATTGGTGGAATGGGGTTAGCCAGAGGATACCTAAATCGACCGGAACTAACCGCTGAAAAGTTTATCTCAAATCCCTTTAAGCCAGGGAGATTATATAAAACGGGAGACTTAGCGAGATATTTAGAGACGGGAGAGATTGAATATTTAGGAAGAATCGACCATCAGGTGAAACTGAGAGGATTGCGGATTGAATTAGGAGAAATTGAGGCAACTTTACTTCAGCATCCCGATATTCTCGCTTGCACAATTACAGTCATTCGCGATTATCTCGCGGCCTATGTTGTGCTTTCCCCCCAGGCGAGTTTGAACGTTGAACAATTGCAGCAATTTCTCCAACAAACCCTTCCCGATTATATGATTCCGGCGGTGTTTGTCCCCCTAGCAGAATTGCCCCTGACTCCCAATGGCAAACTAGACCGTAGCGCCCTCCCCGCGCCCGATATCGCGCCCGTACAGGCGACCTTTATCCCCCCTCGCAACCCCACAGAAACCTGGCTTGCGGGCTTATTTGCAGAGGTTTTAGGGCAAGAACGGGTGGGGATTACCGATAACTTCTTCGCGCTTGGCGGTCACTCGCTACTCGCAACGCAAGTGATTTCCCGCGTGCGAACCCACTTTCAGTTAGAAGTTCCCCTCCGCGCCCTGTTTGAAAAACCCACCATTGCAGGGTTCGCCGAACGTTTAGAAACCTTGCGTTTAGCCCAACGACAGGTTGCTCCCAGTTTAGCGGGCCGTGCAGGTCGTAAGGACATTGAGCTATGA